From Microbacterium croceum, a single genomic window includes:
- a CDS encoding dihydrolipoamide acetyltransferase family protein yields MSAPSTTTHVFRLPDLGEGLTEAGLVQWLVAVGDTITTDQPIAEVETAKSVVELPSPFAGTVTALHGEAGDTIDVGAPVLEVADGAPMPVPATEVEHEAYREEERAGSGNVLIGYGTTESRSKGRRRRPAATGIGSGATTTVQGAATPTGPAADRRPAAVRSPLVRRLARDLGLDVHLIAATGADGAITRADVLRAAVDNAVDGAAAHRRDTDAARLLPPTGDILDGLTVRTRERMSPLRRAVSAKLGRSRSEIPEATVWVDVDATELWDLRAQMAPVDGKAPSVTALIARFVLLALEEYPVLASRLSDDGAELISFDGINLGVAADTERGLMVPVIPRAHALSIEQLDASLRELAATARSGSMPPERLRGSTFTLNNYGGLGVDGSAAIINHPDVAILGIGRIIERPWVVDGSIVARRITQLSLVFDHRVCDGGYAAGFLRRVTELIEHPLRAFGRV; encoded by the coding sequence ATGAGCGCGCCGAGCACCACCACGCACGTCTTCCGCCTGCCCGATCTCGGAGAGGGACTGACCGAGGCCGGACTCGTGCAGTGGCTCGTGGCGGTCGGCGACACGATCACGACCGATCAGCCCATCGCCGAGGTCGAGACCGCCAAGAGCGTCGTCGAGCTGCCCTCGCCCTTCGCCGGCACCGTGACGGCGCTGCACGGTGAGGCTGGCGACACGATCGACGTCGGCGCGCCGGTACTCGAGGTGGCGGATGGCGCACCGATGCCTGTCCCTGCGACCGAGGTGGAGCACGAGGCGTACCGCGAAGAGGAACGCGCCGGCTCCGGCAACGTCCTGATCGGCTACGGCACCACGGAGAGCAGGTCGAAGGGACGACGTCGTCGACCTGCAGCCACAGGGATCGGCTCCGGCGCGACCACGACGGTGCAGGGTGCCGCCACTCCCACCGGACCCGCAGCGGATCGACGCCCCGCGGCCGTGCGCTCTCCTCTCGTCCGGCGCCTGGCGCGCGATCTCGGCCTCGACGTGCACCTGATCGCCGCCACCGGTGCCGACGGCGCCATCACTCGCGCCGACGTACTGCGGGCCGCGGTCGACAATGCGGTGGACGGCGCCGCCGCACATCGACGCGACACCGACGCCGCACGCCTGCTCCCGCCCACCGGCGACATCCTCGACGGGCTCACCGTGCGCACGAGAGAGCGGATGTCGCCGCTGCGGCGAGCCGTGAGCGCGAAGCTCGGCCGCAGCCGGAGCGAGATCCCCGAGGCCACGGTCTGGGTCGATGTGGATGCCACCGAGCTGTGGGATCTGCGAGCGCAGATGGCACCGGTCGACGGCAAGGCTCCGTCGGTGACGGCGCTGATCGCCCGCTTCGTGCTGCTCGCCCTCGAGGAGTACCCGGTTCTCGCCTCGCGTCTCAGCGACGACGGCGCCGAGCTCATCTCCTTCGACGGCATCAATCTCGGGGTCGCCGCCGACACCGAGCGCGGCCTCATGGTGCCGGTCATCCCGCGCGCGCATGCCCTCTCGATCGAACAGCTCGACGCGAGTCTGCGCGAGCTCGCCGCGACAGCGCGCTCGGGGTCGATGCCACCCGAACGGCTGCGCGGATCCACGTTCACGCTCAACAACTACGGCGGACTCGGCGTCGACGGCTCCGCCGCGATCATCAATCATCCCGATGTCGCGATCCTCGGGATCGGCCGCATCATCGAACGCCCCTGGGTGGTCGACGGTTCGATCGTCGCCCGACGCATCACCCAGCTCTCCCTGGTGTTCGACCACCGGGTGTGCGACGGCGGCTACGCGGCGGGGTTCCTCCGCCGCGTGACCGAACTCATCGAGCATCCGCTTCGCGCGTTCGGGAGGGTGTGA
- a CDS encoding alpha-ketoacid dehydrogenase subunit beta — MTIAHDDIRISGRAEREVSTLSMAAALNLALADAIADDPDVVVFGEDVGALGGVFRITDGLTARFGEDRCFDTPLAESGIVGTAVGMAMNGMRPVVELQFDAFALPAFEQVVSHVAKLGNRTRGGMRVPMVIRIPFGGGIGGVEHHCDSSEAYYAHTPGLTVISPSTPQDAYSLLRAAIASPDPVIFLEPKKLYWTKGEVDTSIPATLGSARIARDGTDVTLLAYGSSVPLALEVAEVAAAEGRSVQVVDVRSLSPFDDATVTAAVRSTGRAVVIAEAPGYVSVASEIQARVFERCFEYLEAPVRKVAGFDVPYAPPKLEHWYLPDVDRVLDAIDTLHWDEDA; from the coding sequence ATGACCATCGCACACGACGACATCCGCATCTCCGGCCGAGCAGAGCGAGAAGTGAGCACGCTCAGCATGGCCGCAGCGCTGAACCTGGCTCTGGCCGATGCGATCGCTGACGACCCCGACGTGGTGGTGTTCGGAGAAGACGTCGGCGCACTCGGCGGGGTGTTCCGCATCACCGACGGACTCACCGCGCGCTTCGGCGAGGACCGCTGCTTCGACACTCCCCTCGCGGAGTCCGGCATCGTCGGCACCGCCGTCGGGATGGCCATGAACGGCATGCGCCCCGTGGTCGAGCTGCAGTTCGATGCGTTCGCGCTCCCCGCCTTCGAGCAGGTGGTCAGTCATGTCGCCAAGCTCGGCAACCGCACGCGGGGCGGGATGCGGGTGCCGATGGTGATCCGCATCCCGTTCGGCGGAGGCATCGGCGGGGTCGAGCATCACTGCGACTCCTCCGAGGCCTACTACGCTCACACGCCGGGGCTCACGGTGATCAGCCCGTCCACTCCGCAGGATGCGTACTCGCTGCTCCGAGCGGCGATCGCCTCGCCCGACCCCGTGATCTTCCTGGAGCCGAAGAAGCTCTATTGGACCAAGGGCGAGGTCGACACCTCGATCCCGGCCACGCTCGGCTCCGCGCGCATCGCCCGCGACGGCACCGATGTCACGCTGCTCGCCTACGGGTCGTCGGTACCGCTGGCGCTGGAGGTCGCCGAGGTCGCCGCCGCCGAAGGGCGCAGCGTGCAGGTCGTCGACGTGCGTTCACTCTCCCCGTTCGACGACGCGACCGTGACTGCGGCGGTGCGCTCCACGGGCCGCGCTGTCGTGATCGCCGAAGCTCCGGGGTACGTGAGCGTCGCGTCGGAGATCCAGGCGCGAGTGTTCGAGCGCTGCTTCGAGTACCTGGAGGCCCCGGTGCGGAAGGTCGCGGGTTTCGATGTGCCCTACGCGCCGCCGAAACTCGAGCACTGGTATCTGCCCGACGTCGACCGTGTCCTCGACGCGATCGACACCCTGCACTGGGATGAGGACGCATGA
- the pdhA gene encoding pyruvate dehydrogenase (acetyl-transferring) E1 component subunit alpha, whose amino-acid sequence MLHTDLLPRDTPVRLIDEHGTAVADEHYAVPDPETLMRAYRGLIEGRRINDQAGALVRQGRLAVYPSSHGQEACQVGASMAIADTDWMFPTYRDSVAVIGRGVDPADALVLLKGDWHSGYDTRAHRVSPQTTPLATQLLHAVGFAQAAKHRGEDTVVLALCGDGATSEGDFHEAMNFAAVFHVPVVFFVQNNEFAISVPLSRQTAAPSLAHKAIGYGMPGQRVDGNDVAAVLAVLGEAVDRARAGGGPSLVEAHTYRMQAHTNADDDTRYRERDEVQAWMARDPLVRLRAYLDGIGALDDETERQFAAGAETIAAAMRAALNTDTDLDPEDLFRFVTETRSPQLEEQWTLLRGEIERGRLETAETASTATGGPR is encoded by the coding sequence ATGCTGCACACAGATCTGCTCCCACGAGACACCCCGGTGCGTCTGATCGACGAGCACGGCACCGCTGTCGCGGATGAGCACTACGCCGTGCCCGACCCCGAGACCCTGATGCGCGCCTACCGCGGCCTGATCGAGGGCCGCCGCATCAACGATCAGGCCGGCGCTCTCGTGCGTCAGGGCCGCCTGGCGGTCTACCCCTCCTCGCACGGACAGGAGGCATGCCAGGTGGGAGCCTCGATGGCGATCGCCGACACCGACTGGATGTTCCCGACCTACCGCGACTCGGTCGCCGTGATCGGCCGGGGTGTCGACCCCGCCGACGCGCTGGTGCTCCTCAAGGGCGATTGGCACTCCGGCTATGACACGCGTGCGCACCGCGTCTCCCCGCAGACCACCCCGCTCGCGACCCAGCTGCTGCACGCGGTCGGGTTCGCGCAGGCCGCGAAGCATCGTGGCGAGGACACGGTCGTGCTCGCGCTCTGCGGCGACGGCGCGACGAGCGAGGGCGACTTCCACGAGGCCATGAACTTCGCCGCCGTGTTCCACGTGCCGGTCGTCTTCTTCGTGCAGAACAATGAGTTCGCGATCTCGGTGCCCCTGTCCCGGCAGACAGCGGCGCCGTCGCTGGCGCACAAGGCGATCGGCTACGGGATGCCAGGCCAGCGGGTCGACGGCAACGACGTCGCCGCCGTGCTGGCCGTGCTCGGCGAGGCCGTCGATCGTGCGCGTGCCGGCGGCGGGCCGTCGCTCGTCGAAGCGCACACCTACCGGATGCAGGCCCACACCAACGCCGATGACGACACCCGCTACCGCGAGCGTGACGAGGTGCAGGCCTGGATGGCACGGGATCCGCTGGTGCGCCTGCGCGCCTACCTCGACGGCATCGGCGCACTCGATGACGAGACCGAGAGGCAGTTCGCCGCCGGCGCCGAGACGATCGCCGCCGCGATGCGCGCCGCCCTCAACACGGATACGGATCTCGACCCGGAAGACCTGTTCCGCTTCGTCACCGAGACGCGCTCCCCCCAGCTGGAGGAGCAATGGACCCTGCTGCGCGGAGAGATCGAGCGCGGACGGCTCGAGACCGCGGAGACCGCATCGACAGCGACCGGAGGACCCCGATGA
- a CDS encoding Lrp/AsnC family transcriptional regulator: MAVLDEVDHAILEELRRDARASMTAIADAVHISRAGAHARIKRLTDAGVITGYSVRTDPVLLGHHASAYVTLAIEQATWQDVSARLRAIPEIEHMALVGGDYDVILLVRASDARDLRRIVLEDIQAIPSIRSTRTILIFEDFTRA; the protein is encoded by the coding sequence ATGGCGGTGCTGGACGAGGTCGACCACGCGATCCTCGAGGAGTTGCGCCGCGATGCGCGCGCCTCGATGACCGCGATCGCGGATGCTGTGCACATCTCGCGCGCCGGCGCGCACGCGCGCATCAAGAGGCTCACGGATGCCGGGGTCATCACCGGGTACTCGGTGCGTACGGATCCCGTGCTGCTCGGTCACCACGCCAGCGCCTACGTGACCCTCGCGATCGAACAGGCGACATGGCAGGACGTGAGCGCCCGGCTACGCGCCATCCCCGAGATCGAGCACATGGCATTGGTCGGAGGGGACTACGACGTGATCCTGCTGGTGCGCGCCAGCGACGCCCGCGACCTGCGCCGCATCGTGCTGGAAGACATCCAGGCCATCCCGTCGATCCGTTCGACCCGCACGATCCTGATCTTCGAGGACTTCACCCGGGCGTGA
- a CDS encoding HNH endonuclease signature motif containing protein yields MNHPVDVLDQVVSDLDGVLRPDTVAGLSDAEKLELLRAAGDVVRRVEALVVETVASVPARPAGSGDPAFCGQFGCRSMSELLQRVLRTDAAGAGRVVKAARLVRREVDISSGGWLPALWPQLRAALVDGAVGITGLLAATGPIEQARGHVPAADRLRADAELAAWARGLAHTEPGADADADADADADAVSDAHADGPDAGPVATPEDLRILAQRIVMFLDPDGAEPVEEIAMRGRGVILGRAKNGLIPIRGDLLPVTAGQLQRIWDAYLNPKVDGPPLPGVRFVPSDDEDAGDMQGARDRADRDGGVLPSGDPGGQVDTRSRAQRQHDALAAMLGIAARHDETPKLGGAAPTLVVSVTAEDYATGHGWAHIDGVDTPTTIGAARHTACGGTIQRVLFDPEGRIIGIGNTDRIFTTHQRRAIALRDTECLIPGCHVPASWCEIHHVQEHSRGGPTHTDNGVTLCWHHHRTLDSSGWEIRMDNGLPVVRGPTWWDPHRRWRTPRPSSTFTRRTRQPTVLRR; encoded by the coding sequence ATGAACCACCCCGTGGATGTGCTCGATCAGGTCGTGAGCGACCTGGACGGGGTGCTGCGTCCGGACACGGTGGCGGGGTTGTCGGATGCGGAGAAGCTGGAGTTGTTGCGCGCGGCGGGTGACGTGGTGCGGCGGGTGGAGGCGCTGGTGGTGGAGACGGTGGCGTCGGTGCCGGCACGACCGGCGGGGTCGGGTGATCCGGCGTTCTGCGGACAGTTCGGGTGCCGCAGCATGAGCGAGCTGTTGCAGCGGGTGCTGCGCACGGATGCGGCGGGTGCGGGGCGGGTGGTCAAGGCCGCCCGGCTGGTGCGCCGCGAGGTCGATATCAGTTCCGGGGGCTGGTTGCCGGCGTTGTGGCCGCAGTTGCGGGCGGCGTTGGTGGACGGGGCGGTCGGGATCACCGGGCTGTTGGCGGCGACAGGGCCGATCGAGCAGGCGCGCGGGCATGTCCCGGCGGCGGACCGACTGCGGGCGGATGCGGAGCTCGCGGCATGGGCGCGCGGGCTCGCCCACACTGAGCCCGGCGCCGACGCCGACGCCGACGCCGACGCCGACGCCGATGCCGTGTCGGATGCGCATGCAGACGGTCCGGACGCCGGGCCGGTGGCGACGCCGGAGGATCTGCGGATCCTCGCGCAACGGATCGTGATGTTCCTCGATCCGGACGGGGCGGAGCCGGTGGAGGAGATCGCGATGCGGGGGCGTGGGGTGATCCTGGGTCGGGCGAAGAACGGGCTGATTCCGATCCGCGGAGACCTGTTGCCGGTGACGGCGGGGCAGTTGCAGCGGATCTGGGACGCGTATCTGAACCCGAAAGTCGACGGGCCTCCCTTGCCGGGGGTCCGGTTCGTGCCGTCTGACGACGAGGATGCCGGGGACATGCAGGGTGCGCGGGACAGGGCGGATCGGGATGGTGGTGTGTTGCCGTCCGGGGATCCGGGTGGGCAGGTCGACACCCGCTCGCGGGCGCAGAGGCAGCACGACGCGTTGGCGGCGATGCTCGGCATCGCCGCCCGTCATGACGAGACACCGAAACTCGGTGGGGCCGCGCCGACACTGGTCGTGTCCGTGACCGCGGAGGACTACGCCACCGGGCACGGGTGGGCACACATCGACGGGGTCGACACGCCGACCACGATCGGCGCCGCCCGGCACACCGCGTGCGGAGGCACGATCCAACGGGTGCTGTTCGACCCCGAAGGTCGCATCATCGGCATCGGGAACACGGACCGCATCTTCACCACCCACCAACGGCGGGCGATCGCCCTCCGCGACACGGAATGCCTGATCCCCGGGTGCCATGTTCCGGCGTCGTGGTGCGAGATCCATCACGTGCAGGAACACTCCCGCGGCGGACCGACGCACACCGATAACGGTGTCACGTTGTGCTGGCACCACCACCGCACCCTGGACTCGTCCGGGTGGGAGATCCGCATGGACAACGGTCTCCCCGTCGTCCGCGGACCCACCTGGTGGGACCCCCACCGACGATGGCGCACACCACGACCATCGTCGACCTTCACGCGTAGGACCCGGCAGCCCACCGTACTCAGACGGTAG
- a CDS encoding aldehyde dehydrogenase family protein, with translation MSESAASAAAALLDRIQAPQGAGREIPDAATREVIGRAPVHSVAELDDAIARAKAAQPAWEALGHAKRIELLLAVADAIDANAEGLAYLLSREQGKPLNGPNARFELGACSAWLRTNAATVLESQVLVDDETLHAELVYKAAGVVGAIGPWNWPLMITIWQIGPSLRMGNTVVAKPSEYTPLSVLALLAVMNEHLPADVLIGISGDREVGARLAAHPDIDKIMFTGSTATGRRIVESSAGNLARLTLELGGNDAGIVLPGTDVAAIAQDLFWGAFINTGQTCAALKRLYVHDSVYDEVVDALAEIAASVPIGNGLDEDNVLGPLQNRAQFDIVSRLVDDAKSRGARIATGGEAAPELGELFYRPTIVADIENDAALVQEEQFGPALPVIRYSDVDEAFALANAVDVGLGASVWSSDPEAARDAASRMQSGTVWINSHGGLHPMVPFGGVKSSGYGLEFGVEGLKSVAVTQVISGPGRKA, from the coding sequence ATGTCCGAATCCGCCGCCTCCGCAGCTGCTGCGCTGCTCGACCGCATCCAGGCGCCGCAGGGCGCCGGACGTGAAATCCCGGATGCCGCGACGCGAGAGGTCATCGGTCGCGCGCCGGTGCACTCCGTCGCCGAGCTCGACGACGCCATCGCTCGCGCGAAGGCCGCGCAGCCCGCGTGGGAGGCGCTGGGCCATGCGAAGCGGATCGAGCTGCTGCTCGCCGTCGCCGATGCGATCGATGCGAATGCCGAGGGGCTCGCCTACCTCCTCTCGCGCGAACAGGGCAAGCCCCTGAACGGTCCGAATGCGCGGTTCGAGCTCGGCGCCTGCTCCGCCTGGCTGCGCACGAACGCCGCCACCGTGCTGGAGTCGCAGGTGCTTGTCGATGATGAGACCCTGCACGCCGAGCTCGTCTACAAGGCCGCCGGTGTCGTCGGTGCGATCGGTCCGTGGAACTGGCCGCTCATGATCACCATCTGGCAGATCGGTCCCTCGCTGCGGATGGGCAACACGGTCGTCGCGAAGCCCAGCGAGTACACGCCGTTGAGCGTGCTGGCCCTGCTCGCGGTGATGAACGAGCATCTGCCCGCCGACGTGCTGATCGGCATCTCGGGGGACCGCGAAGTCGGCGCTCGTCTGGCGGCGCACCCCGACATCGACAAGATCATGTTCACCGGATCGACCGCCACCGGGCGTCGCATCGTCGAGAGCTCCGCCGGCAACCTCGCCCGCCTCACGCTGGAGCTGGGCGGTAACGACGCGGGCATCGTGCTTCCCGGCACCGACGTCGCCGCCATCGCCCAGGACCTGTTCTGGGGAGCTTTCATCAACACCGGGCAGACCTGCGCCGCGCTCAAGCGTCTCTACGTGCACGACTCCGTGTACGACGAGGTCGTCGACGCGCTCGCGGAGATCGCGGCATCCGTTCCGATCGGCAATGGCCTCGACGAGGACAATGTGCTCGGGCCGCTGCAGAACCGCGCGCAGTTCGACATCGTCAGTCGCCTGGTCGACGACGCCAAGAGCCGCGGCGCGCGCATCGCGACCGGTGGCGAAGCCGCTCCCGAATTGGGTGAGCTGTTCTACCGTCCGACGATCGTCGCCGATATCGAGAACGACGCGGCCCTGGTGCAGGAGGAGCAGTTCGGTCCCGCGCTGCCCGTGATCCGCTACAGCGATGTCGATGAGGCGTTCGCGCTCGCGAACGCAGTCGACGTGGGCCTCGGCGCCTCGGTGTGGTCGAGCGACCCCGAGGCAGCGCGGGATGCGGCATCGCGCATGCAGTCCGGAACGGTGTGGATCAACTCGCACGGCGGCCTGCACCCGATGGTGCCGTTCGGCGGAGTGAAGAGCTCCGGGTACGGTTTGGAGTTCGGCGTCGAGGGGCTCAAGTCGGTCGCGGTCACCCAGGTCATCTCCGGTCCTGGCCGGAAGGCCTGA
- a CDS encoding molybdenum cofactor biosynthesis F family protein, which translates to MTTLNPADTSTWLPLEGLAPGFDANKAPHSTALSGREIAVVDARGTRIVHRFSDTTVAWEYQPGAEDPTGAAADTDDYEAFEVDEDLYFVQFHHRYLPNEAVSLVVDLRHGRALAILSIILPAPEKGRTRVQHVFAPSVIEGAEVSGREAAPATTLIGRRVEWVYSAEHAYEHVYLSPRWYSWQCLAGPERGLADTDENSVWEVRPGIYIFAWREKVIPCASVTIADHRDVNAIRSHGVLFGLDETGEVPTHFTFGAHGRLLSTTLHTPELEPATFGDA; encoded by the coding sequence ATGACCACGCTGAACCCCGCCGACACGTCCACCTGGCTCCCACTCGAGGGCCTCGCGCCCGGCTTCGACGCCAACAAGGCACCGCACAGCACCGCGCTCAGCGGTCGCGAGATCGCGGTCGTCGACGCCAGAGGCACACGGATCGTGCACCGCTTCTCCGACACGACGGTCGCCTGGGAGTATCAGCCCGGCGCCGAGGATCCGACGGGGGCCGCCGCCGACACCGACGACTACGAGGCCTTCGAGGTCGACGAGGACCTGTACTTCGTGCAGTTCCACCACCGCTACCTGCCGAACGAAGCCGTCTCGCTCGTGGTCGACCTGCGCCACGGACGCGCACTGGCGATCCTCTCGATCATCCTGCCCGCCCCGGAGAAGGGCCGTACCCGCGTGCAGCACGTCTTCGCGCCGAGCGTGATCGAGGGCGCCGAGGTGTCCGGCAGGGAGGCAGCGCCTGCCACCACGCTCATCGGGCGGCGCGTCGAGTGGGTCTACAGCGCCGAGCACGCCTACGAGCACGTGTACCTGTCTCCACGCTGGTATTCGTGGCAGTGCCTGGCAGGGCCGGAGCGAGGCCTGGCCGACACCGATGAGAACAGCGTGTGGGAGGTGCGCCCCGGAATCTACATCTTCGCGTGGCGCGAGAAGGTCATCCCCTGCGCCTCGGTGACGATCGCCGACCACCGCGACGTGAACGCGATCCGCTCGCACGGTGTGCTGTTCGGGCTCGACGAAACCGGCGAGGTGCCCACGCACTTCACATTCGGTGCGCACGGGCGGCTGCTCTCGACGACACTGCACACGCCGGAGCTCGAGCCCGCCACGTTCGGGGACGCCTGA
- a CDS encoding APC family permease — protein sequence MADPTAASATQNHTSLRPGALGVAGIVFLVLAAVAPLTGIVVVASLAIALGNGGGTPMSFFLVAAILLLFAVGYAQMSKQLVNAGGFYAFVVKGLGRTGGLIAGLIATLGYNFFVVGTIGTSGFFMQTIIRDLTGLDVHWLVWGLLSIIVCFVLARVGVDFSSKVLGVCLVLEVLMLVVFDVSVLVQTGYDLGAFSPEAVFSGSLPIGLLLAATGFLGFEATALFSEEAKQPLRTIPRATYTSIIAIGIILGVTTWAVVSATGVAQAQATALEHLPTGDLIFTLSQQYLGGPLTTVMMVLLLVSLFAAMLAFHNSATRYLYSLGRARILPQSLARTRSNGAPQLAGIVQASFAGIVAIIFAIAGADPIVTLVPAMLGFGTLSVLILQGLAAISIVVHFRRAHDPRWWSTFIAPGIGFLGIAAISVLAIVNFNIVAGSEELAIRLMPLLLVLAVIGGIVYGVYLQRAKPAVYEGLSSDLEQFSNR from the coding sequence GTGGCAGACCCGACAGCTGCGTCCGCGACGCAGAACCACACTTCCCTCCGGCCGGGCGCCCTCGGCGTCGCCGGCATCGTCTTCCTCGTGCTGGCGGCGGTCGCACCGCTGACGGGCATCGTCGTCGTGGCGTCGCTCGCGATCGCGCTGGGCAACGGCGGCGGCACTCCGATGTCGTTCTTCCTGGTCGCGGCGATCCTGCTGCTGTTCGCGGTCGGCTACGCGCAGATGTCGAAGCAGCTGGTGAATGCCGGAGGGTTCTACGCCTTCGTCGTGAAGGGACTCGGCCGCACCGGCGGACTGATCGCCGGGCTCATCGCCACGCTCGGCTACAACTTCTTCGTGGTCGGCACGATCGGTACCAGCGGCTTCTTCATGCAGACGATCATCCGCGACCTCACCGGCCTCGACGTGCACTGGCTCGTCTGGGGTCTGCTCTCGATCATCGTGTGCTTCGTGCTGGCCCGCGTCGGCGTCGACTTCAGCTCGAAGGTGCTGGGGGTCTGCCTCGTGCTCGAAGTGCTCATGCTGGTCGTGTTCGACGTCTCGGTGCTCGTACAGACCGGCTACGACCTGGGCGCGTTCAGTCCTGAGGCCGTGTTCTCGGGCTCCCTCCCCATCGGACTGCTCCTCGCGGCGACCGGATTCCTCGGATTCGAGGCGACCGCGCTGTTCAGCGAAGAGGCCAAGCAGCCGCTGCGCACGATCCCACGGGCGACCTACACCTCGATCATCGCGATCGGCATCATCCTCGGCGTCACGACCTGGGCGGTGGTGAGCGCGACCGGGGTGGCGCAGGCGCAGGCGACCGCGCTCGAACACCTGCCCACGGGCGATCTGATCTTCACGCTCTCTCAGCAGTACCTGGGCGGACCGCTCACGACCGTGATGATGGTGCTGCTCCTGGTGAGCCTGTTCGCCGCGATGCTGGCGTTCCACAACTCGGCCACCCGCTACCTCTACTCGCTCGGACGGGCACGGATCCTGCCCCAGTCACTCGCCCGCACCCGGTCCAACGGCGCCCCGCAGCTCGCCGGGATCGTACAGGCGTCGTTCGCCGGCATCGTCGCGATCATCTTCGCGATCGCCGGTGCCGACCCGATCGTGACGCTTGTGCCCGCCATGCTCGGCTTCGGCACCTTGAGCGTGCTGATCCTGCAGGGGCTGGCCGCTATCTCGATCGTCGTCCACTTCCGCCGTGCCCATGACCCGCGCTGGTGGAGCACATTCATCGCGCCGGGCATCGGCTTCCTCGGCATCGCCGCGATCTCGGTACTCGCGATCGTGAACTTCAACATCGTCGCCGGGTCCGAAGAGCTCGCGATCCGGTTGATGCCGCTGCTGCTCGTGCTGGCCGTGATCGGCGGCATCGTCTACGGCGTCTACCTGCAGCGCGCGAAGCCGGCCGTGTACGAAGGTCTCTCCTCCGACCTGGAGCAGTTCAGCAACCGCTGA
- a CDS encoding SDR family NAD(P)-dependent oxidoreductase — translation MTEKTPPSSPRVIPARAWRSKDTMDLHLTGTTALLTGAASGIGRATALALAAEGVRVALLDRDAPALEQTAAAVRAQGGADVLPFVVDLTAEEDVQGAVDAAIAELGHLDAVVCCAGISGPVGRGIEQTALAEWNAVFAVNVTAAFLVLRQALPALRAAASASVVLLSSDSAFVASPGMAPYAASKAALVQFARALSVDLGGTGIRVNTVAPSIVDTPMSRGDLGAEAFDAPAFPVQSADEVAAHVVYLVSPRSRAISGTTLLSDFGFSARSGFPA, via the coding sequence ATGACGGAGAAGACACCGCCGTCCTCCCCACGCGTCATTCCGGCGCGGGCGTGGCGGTCGAAGGACACGATGGACCTCCACCTCACCGGTACGACCGCCCTCCTCACGGGCGCCGCCAGCGGCATCGGCCGGGCGACCGCGCTCGCGCTCGCCGCAGAGGGGGTACGTGTCGCACTGCTGGATCGGGATGCGCCGGCGCTGGAGCAGACGGCTGCGGCCGTGCGCGCACAGGGCGGTGCTGACGTGCTGCCGTTCGTCGTCGACCTCACCGCCGAAGAGGATGTGCAGGGCGCCGTCGATGCCGCGATCGCCGAGCTCGGGCACCTGGACGCCGTGGTGTGCTGCGCGGGGATCTCCGGGCCGGTCGGCCGGGGGATCGAGCAGACCGCGCTCGCCGAGTGGAACGCCGTGTTCGCGGTGAACGTCACCGCCGCGTTCCTCGTGCTCCGGCAGGCGCTTCCGGCCCTGCGTGCGGCAGCCTCGGCATCCGTGGTGCTGCTCTCCAGCGACTCGGCGTTCGTCGCCTCACCGGGCATGGCACCTTATGCCGCATCGAAGGCCGCGCTGGTGCAGTTCGCCCGCGCACTGTCGGTCGACCTCGGCGGTACCGGCATCAGGGTGAACACCGTGGCCCCATCGATCGTCGACACCCCGATGAGCCGCGGAGACCTCGGCGCCGAGGCATTCGACGCACCCGCGTTCCCCGTGCAGTCGGCGGACGAGGTCGCCGCGCACGTGGTCTACCTGGTGTCCCCACGCAGCCGGGCGATCTCCGGCACCACGCTCCTCAGCGACTTCGGATTCAGCGCGCGATCCGGATTCCCGGCCTAG